The nucleotide sequence ACGCGGGGGAATGCAGCTTCTCCTGGTCCCCCGCTGCGGGCTATACCGCCTCGGGCCATGCGGTGGTCTCCGCCCGGATCTTCTCCAAGCTCTGCTCCCGGTATAAAACCCGCATCCTGGTGAGCAGTCGGATCGCCCAAAAGCTGGGGGGCGCCTGGCGCCTTATGGGCGCCATGGTGGATCAGGGCGGCGGTGAACGGGAAGAGTTTTTTGGGCTGGGGGATTCGTAGTATTTATTTATTGAAAAAGTAGTTTTTTTCGAAGTAATGGTATACCTTATAATAGAGAGGGTTGGCGGAAAACGTCCCTTAAATGTGGGGTAATCAAAGATGAAAAAGCGGTATGATGATAAAAACTCGAATGGCGCAGGAAAAATCCTCCCTTTTCTTTTTTTGCTTACCTTGATGATGGTAACCGCTTGCCCTAACCCCTTTCAAGAGAAATCCCATAATCCGGGAGCCGATCTTTCCCCGGGAATGGGGCGGGTGGTGGTACAGCTTGGGGATAGACTGCCGGGGCGGACCATTCTGCCCCTCACGCCGGTGTTTACCAAGTATACCCTCACCTTTAGCGCCGCAGGAAAAACGGCCGTTACGGCGGAACTTACCGCTGCGTCTGATATAAGCGGTTTAACCGGGATCGGATACGGGGTGGATCTGGACCCCGGGGTCTGGACTTTAACGATTGACGCCTATGTCGGGGACAAGCCGAACTATACCCTTGCAGGGAAGATCGCAGCGCCTGTTTCTGTTACGGTTACGGCGGGGGTCATTACGGATTATTCGGCGTCCCTTGTTCCGCTTGAAATTGACGGCATAACAACGGGGACCTTTAGCTGGCGTATTGTACTCCCCACCCTGGGCGATTATGAAAAGGCAACACTGATACTCACAAAGACAACGGGAGATATTCCCCCGGTCGAGGTGGCGCTGAAACAGCTCGGAACGCCGGTATCGGCGGGTGACGTGGTAACCGATACACAAGAGCTTCCTTCAGGATACTATACGGTGTCTGTCCTGCTGGAAAAGGACGGCAAGGACGCGGGCCGGTCTGAGGTGGCCCATATCTATCCCGGCCTGACCACCGCAGCGGAATTTAACTTTACCGATGCGGTTTTTGTGAGCAGGAAGATCCTTTCGGGGACGGTTGGAACAATTACCCCTGGTCCCGGCATGACCTTGACCGGGACAACCATACGCGCCTACGCCGATGAAGCATATACGGAACAGGTTCCTACCTTCCCGAGTACGGTTACGGTAAGCGGCGGTTCCTGGACTATGAGGGTTCTGGTTGAAGTGGGGGTTGTCTATTTCAAGCTGGAGTGCAGCCTGAGCGTCGGTGGTTTGACCGGGGTTTATGGAATAGCAGCGGGAAACGAATTAAGCATCCCGGAAACCGGAATAAACGGAATAGCGATTCCCCCGGTAACAATCAGCGGCATAGAAGCGCACCGGGCGGCGGATGGCGGTATTTTTTATGGGACCCTTCAGAAAGCGATAGACAATTCCACCGGGACATCCGCATCCGACTTGGATACCATTACCTTGCTTACAGATTTATCGTTGACTGCGTCTGGTGAATTGATAACTATTCCCACCGGGAAACATGTAAAACTCATTTCCGGCGGCAGCGGCGGGACTCGGACCATAAGCCGGGGCGCCAGCGGCTTGGGAAGCCTTATCACCGTGGAATCAAACGCGACGCTGGAACTACTGGGTAGCAGCACTACGCCGTTTGTACTGGACGGGGGAGGAAGCGCCCCCTTCAACAGAACCGCCACCGACGCACTCGTAAAGGTTAACGGCGGGAAATTTACCCTTGGCAATAATGTGACGCTGCAAAATAACATAAACACCAGCGGCAGCGGCGGCGGGGTGTACCTAGCAGACCAACTTGGTTCAACTTTCAAAAAGACCGGCGGAACCATTTACGGTGATACCGTCGCCGTCGCTGTCGGTTTCGCAAACAGCACTACTCCCATCAACAGCGGCAACGCAATATATGTGGGGGGGTCATCTAATTTCCTGAACCTTGATTGCGAGCCCGGAACCAAGCTGTACGCCGAATACGATGGCACGACGTGGATTTACACCGAACCGGCCGGTGCGGGCAGCCTGGGCGACACCGGCGCCGCCTGGGTAGAGATAACGACCTGGGCTCAACTTGATGCCGCCATCACTGCCGTCGCTGACAATACCGCAGTTACCGAAGCTACCATCATCCTCAGGAATGATTTTACCCTCGCCTCCGCCGACCCAGTTATTGTGCTTAACGTTGACAAGACAATAACACTCATGGCGGATTCCTCGAACCGGACCATCAAGCGGGCAGACAGTTTACCCTATACCAACCCCATCTTCACGGTAGAGGACGGGACCCTGATCCTGGGCGGCGGCGATGATACCGGCACGCTGACCCTTTCCGGGAACGGGCCTACTATATCCGATGCCCAAAGCCCCCTCATAAAAGTAGATGGAGGAACCTTCGAGATGACCAGCGATAAGGTACTATTAAGAGATAATAGTACTGCAACTCTTACAGGCGGCGGGGTGTACGTAGCCGACGGAACCTTCACTATGGAAGACGGAACCATCAGCGGCAACAGCACCACCCAAAAGGGGGGGGGAGTGTATGTCGCGGATGGCGGAGTCTTCAATATGAGCGGCGGGACCATCAGCGGCAACACCGCCAACCTCGGCCAGGGGGTATATGTTTTTAACGGCGGAACCTTCAACATGGACGGCGGGGACATCACTTACAACATCGCCCTCAACAACATGGACGAGGGGGGAGGAGTGTATGTCGCGGGCGGCACATCCAGCGGAACCTTCACCATGAGCGGCGGGAACATCACTTACAACAGCGTCCCCGACAACAGCAACGGCGGGGGAGTATATGTCGCGTCCGGTGGAACCAGTGGAACAGTTGGAACCTTCACCATGAGCGGTGGGAACATCACTAACAATAGCGTCACCGGCACCGGCAGCGGCAGCGGCGGGGGAGTATATGTCGCGGCCGGCGCATTCGCTGGAACCGGCGGAAACTTCACTATGAGCGGCGGGACCATCAGTGACAACAGCACCATCGGCACCGGCGATGGCGGGGGGGTGTTTGTCAATACCGAAGGAACCTTTACTATGGAGGATGGGACCATCTTCCACAACAGCACCGCCGGTAATGGCGGAGGGGTGGCTGTTGTTGCCAGCGCCACGCCCAACACCGGGTTTACGATGACGGGTGGAATCATAGGAGGCAGCACGGACGATAAAAAAAATACCGCAGCCTCAGGTGGCGGGGTGTATTTGGGTGGTTCCGGCGGCACGTTTACCATGTCGGGTACTGCCAAAATTGCCGGGAATACCGCAACTGGCGGTGGCGGCGGGGTGTATGTCGCGGACGGTGGAACCAGTGAAACCGGCGGAAACTTCATCATGAGCGGCGGAACCATCAGTAACAACAGCACCACCAGCAATGGCGGGGGGGTGTATGTAGCCGGCACTTACTACAGCGGCACTTACCACTACGGCACGTTTACCATGTCGGGTACTGCCGAAATTGCCGGGAATACCGCAACCAGTCCTAATAGTGTCGGCGGCGGGGTGTATGTTGTTTCCGGAGACACGCCGCTGTCCACCACCCCCGTGTTTACGATGACAGGTGGAATCATAGGAGGCAGCACGGACGATAAAAAAAATACCGCAGCTGCAGGTGGCGGGGGGTACTTCACCACCGCTAATATCACCACCGGCGGCACGTTTACCATGTCGGGTAATGCTAAAATTATTGGGAATGAGGCAACCGCCGGCAGAGGCGGCGGGGTAGTGGTTGATGGTACTGTTTCTGCTCCGTTTATCATGGACGGTTCAGCCGAGATTACCGGGAATAAAGCCACGGACGAAGGCGGCGGAGTATATGTACAGAACGCATTTAGTATGAAGGGTTCCGCGAAAATTGAGGGTAATAGTGTTGTCTCTGGTAGTGATTCACAAAAAGGCTTTGGAGTGTATTTGTCTAGTAGTACTTCCTTTTGTACCTTCGCGATGGAAGGCAATGCGATAGTGGCTACCGACAATAAAGTATACTTTGATAATACCGCTTCCCCTCCCAAGTACCTCACCCTCAGCGGAGCTTTGACTTCACCTTCCGGAACAATCGTGGCAAATCTCGATCCCCAAGCTCCCTCAGCGACTAACCAAGTCCTGGCAGAACCACTAAGTAGTGGTTTCATAGCTGCCTACTACGATCGTTTCTTGTTAAACGGTGTAGCCGGAAAAATAGGTACATCCGGACAAATCGTCCTATAACCGGAGCGCGACGCCTTTCTATCGGGCATCACGGACAAATGCGGTAATGTAACGTTACAGCTAGTCCGTGAGGTCCCGGTTATTCCGTCCAAGGGGAATATTTGTTTCAAAATAAAATGTAGTTTTTTTTGAAGCAATGGTATATTTTATGGTAACGAGGGTTGGCGGAAGATGTTCTCTGAATTGCAATACAAGGGTAGGGAAAACGGCGGATGATTTTACGTAATTCATTATGGTATATAGAATTATTTGCCCATCCCCGTAAACCGGCGTTTGGGAAGGCGCTTCTGATGGCCCTCCTGGTGTTTATGGGCGGTGGGTTTCTCCATGCCCAAACCGCGTCCGAAATTGATGTAATCCTCGGGACCGGGGAGCTGAGCTTTGCCCAGGCCGCGGGTTTTGTCCTGGCGGCGGCGGAGCTGCTTCCGGCGGATGCCCCGGGAGGCCAAGCCGGGGAGCTGAATGCCCTTGGGTTTGCGGCGAATAACGGTTTCCTGCCTAAGGGGGTTTCCCCCGCAGCCGCCGGTTCCGGGAATGCCCCCATAAAGCTGGGTGAATTATGTTTCCTCATTATGAAATCCTTCAACCTAAAGGGGAGCTTTTTATATGCCCTTTTTCCGAGCCCCCGTTACAGCTACCGGGAATTGAAGTATATGCGGCTGGTTCCGGAACCGAGCGATCCCGCTATGCCGGTGAGCGGCTTGCAGCTTATGCAGATAACGGAGCGGGTACTGAATTACCTTGGAACCGATGTAGAAGCCGCCCGGGCAGTGGAAGCGGCGCGGCAGGCAAGGGTTGCGGCAGAAGCGGCCCAGATCGAGGCGGCCCGGAAGGCGGATGGGATACAAGAATGAGGATACTAAAGGCCGGCTTGCTCCTCATCATCTGCGCCTATACCGGGTTTGGGGCGGATTTTGGGGTGGTGCTCAGCGCAGCGC is from Treponema primitia ZAS-1 and encodes:
- a CDS encoding beta strand repeat-containing protein, giving the protein MKKRYDDKNSNGAGKILPFLFLLTLMMVTACPNPFQEKSHNPGADLSPGMGRVVVQLGDRLPGRTILPLTPVFTKYTLTFSAAGKTAVTAELTAASDISGLTGIGYGVDLDPGVWTLTIDAYVGDKPNYTLAGKIAAPVSVTVTAGVITDYSASLVPLEIDGITTGTFSWRIVLPTLGDYEKATLILTKTTGDIPPVEVALKQLGTPVSAGDVVTDTQELPSGYYTVSVLLEKDGKDAGRSEVAHIYPGLTTAAEFNFTDAVFVSRKILSGTVGTITPGPGMTLTGTTIRAYADEAYTEQVPTFPSTVTVSGGSWTMRVLVEVGVVYFKLECSLSVGGLTGVYGIAAGNELSIPETGINGIAIPPVTISGIEAHRAADGGIFYGTLQKAIDNSTGTSASDLDTITLLTDLSLTASGELITIPTGKHVKLISGGSGGTRTISRGASGLGSLITVESNATLELLGSSTTPFVLDGGGSAPFNRTATDALVKVNGGKFTLGNNVTLQNNINTSGSGGGVYLADQLGSTFKKTGGTIYGDTVAVAVGFANSTTPINSGNAIYVGGSSNFLNLDCEPGTKLYAEYDGTTWIYTEPAGAGSLGDTGAAWVEITTWAQLDAAITAVADNTAVTEATIILRNDFTLASADPVIVLNVDKTITLMADSSNRTIKRADSLPYTNPIFTVEDGTLILGGGDDTGTLTLSGNGPTISDAQSPLIKVDGGTFEMTSDKVLLRDNSTATLTGGGVYVADGTFTMEDGTISGNSTTQKGGGVYVADGGVFNMSGGTISGNTANLGQGVYVFNGGTFNMDGGDITYNIALNNMDEGGGVYVAGGTSSGTFTMSGGNITYNSVPDNSNGGGVYVASGGTSGTVGTFTMSGGNITNNSVTGTGSGSGGGVYVAAGAFAGTGGNFTMSGGTISDNSTIGTGDGGGVFVNTEGTFTMEDGTIFHNSTAGNGGGVAVVASATPNTGFTMTGGIIGGSTDDKKNTAASGGGVYLGGSGGTFTMSGTAKIAGNTATGGGGGVYVADGGTSETGGNFIMSGGTISNNSTTSNGGGVYVAGTYYSGTYHYGTFTMSGTAEIAGNTATSPNSVGGGVYVVSGDTPLSTTPVFTMTGGIIGGSTDDKKNTAAAGGGGYFTTANITTGGTFTMSGNAKIIGNEATAGRGGGVVVDGTVSAPFIMDGSAEITGNKATDEGGGVYVQNAFSMKGSAKIEGNSVVSGSDSQKGFGVYLSSSTSFCTFAMEGNAIVATDNKVYFDNTASPPKYLTLSGALTSPSGTIVANLDPQAPSATNQVLAEPLSSGFIAAYYDRFLLNGVAGKIGTSGQIVL